Proteins from a single region of Trichoplusia ni isolate ovarian cell line Hi5 chromosome 3, tn1, whole genome shotgun sequence:
- the LOC113491789 gene encoding uncharacterized protein LOC113491789, with product MDHINATVDDLEHLREEPPYPEKSACIIKCLLEKIGVVKSNKYSKTGFMAAVTPLVFTNKKKLEHMKTVSENCDREVNHKHETPCQLGNEVTTCIFKYAPELHFKS from the exons ATGGACCATATCAACGCTACGGTGGATGACTTGGAACATCTTCGAGAAGAACCGCCATACCCTGAGAAGTCAGCTTGCATTATCAAGTGCTTATTAGAAAAG ATTGGCGTAGTGAAGAGCAACAAATATTCCAAGACTGGTTTCATGGCCGCAGTGACGCCCCTAGTCttcacaaacaaaaagaaattggAACACATGAAAACAGTGTCGGAGAATTGCGACAGAGAG GTAAATCACAAACACGAGACACCGTGCCAACTCGGGAACGAGGTCACAACATGCATCTTTAAATACGCTCCCGAGCTGCATTTCAAGTCTTAA